TCGACGTCGAGGCCGCGGCCAAGGCGTTCGTCGCCGCGTTCACCGGCGCCCAGGTGCTGTCCAAGATAATGAACGACCACACGGACCTGATGGAACGCGTCGTCGACCTCTACCGGCACCTGATGACCAGCATCGCGGTCCCCGCGGTGCTGGTGCGCCTGGACATGTCGCCCGACCGGGGGCTGAGGGTCTACGAGGAGGCCATGACACTGCGCCGGGACGCGGCGCAGGCCCGGGCCGCCGGCTGAGCGGCGCTCCCGGGCACCGCCGCCCGCCGGACGCGGGGGAGCCGGCGCCCTCCCCCCTGGGCACGTCGCACCGCACCACCGTGATGCAGGACCGACCCAGGGAGCACATCGATGGAAACGACCGCATGCCCCTACGCCTTGGACCTCACGGGCCGGGACCACACCGGGGAGGCCGCGCTGCTGCGCGCCCGGGGCCCCGCGGTCCGGGTCGAACTGCCCGGAGGGGTGATCGCCTGGGCCGTCGTCCGGCAGGCCTGTGTGGAACGGCTGCTGACCGATCCGCGGGTCTCCCGCAGCGCCCGCCTGCACTGGCCGGCGTTCATCGAGGGCAGGATCACCGAGGAGTGGCCGCTCTACCCGTGGGTGGTGAACGAGAACATGCTCTTCGCCTACGGGGAGCACCACACCCGGCTGCGCCGCCTGGTGGCCGGCGCCTTCACCGCGCGGCGCTCCGAAGCGCTGCGCCCGCGCGTCGAGGAACTGTCGGCCGAACTGCTCGGCACACTGGCGGCGCTGCCGCCCGGCACCCCGGTCGACCTGCGCACCGCCTACGCCGAAGTGCTGCCGCTGCGGGTCGTATGCGAGCTGTTCGGCGTACCGCAGGGTGCCGAGACGGACGCCCTCTCCTCGGCGCTGAGCACCGTGTTCAGCTCCACCGTCTCCGCGCAGGAGATGGAGGCCGCCCGCATGGAGGCCTTCGGGCGGCTCACCGCACTGGTGAAGGCGAAGCGGGAGCGGCCGGGTGACGACCTCACCAGCTCGCTGATCGCGGCCCGCGACCACGACGACCGCCTCACCGAGGACGAACTGCTCGGTTCCCTGTTCATGTTCATCGCCGCCGGCCAGGACACCACCGCCACGCTCATCACCAACGCGGCCGGCGCCCTGCTGACCCACCCCGAGCAGCTGGAGCACCTGCGCGCGGGCCGCGCGACCTGGGCGGACGTCGTCGCCGAGACCATGCGGATGCACACCCCCGGGGCGTACTCGCCGCTGCGCTTCGCGGTGGAGGACATCGACCTCGACGGGGTCACGATCCGCAAGGGCGAGTGCATCCTGGTCAACTTCGCGGCCGGCGGCCACGAGACCGACCGGCACGGGCCGGACGCCTCCCGCTTCGACCTGCTGCGCCGCGACCGGGACCTCATAGGCTTCGGCCACGGCCCGCACCGCTGCCTCGGCGCACCGCTCGGTGAGATAGAGGCGACCTCCGCCCTCGCCGAGCTCTTCGGCCTGTTCCCGGACGTTCGACTCGCCTGCGCTCCCGGGGAGCTGGCGCCCCTGCCGACGTTCATGCTCAACGGATACCGGTCGCTGCCCGTCGTGCTGCGCCCCGCGGAGTCCTGAACGGGCGGCCGGACACCGGCCGCCTCGTCCCGCTCCCGGTGGGCGGACCGGGAGCGGGAGGCCGGCGAACCCGTCGGCGGCGTGGCGGCCGGGGTGGCGGCCTCCGCCGTCGGCCTCGACGTGCTCGGCGGGCGGGCCGTCGTGGTGACGGGGACGCGGGCACGCGCCGTGCGGCCCGCGCCCCTACCAGGCCACGGGCAGGGACCTCGGCCCGCGGATCAGGCCCTCCCGCTGGAACTCGACCTCCTCGGGCGCGACCGCTAGGCGCAGGCCGGGGAAGCGGTCGAGCACGGCCCGGATCATCACCTCCGCCTCCATCCGCGCCATCAGGGCGGCCAGGCAGAAGTGGGGGCCGTGCCCGAAGGCGACGTGCCCGGCCCCGTCCCGGTCGAAGTCCAGCACGTCGGGTTCGGGGAAGACCTCGGGATCACGGTTGGCGGCGACGTACGCGTTGTAGACGGCCTCGCCCTTGCGGATCAGACGGCCGCGGACCACGACGTCCTCGGTGGCGATGCGGGGGATGCCCACCCCGTTGCGGTGGGGGACGAAGCGGAAGAGCTCCTCCACGGCGCGGGGGAGCAGGTCCGGCTCGCGGCGCAGCCGCTCGGTGTGGTCCGGGTGCGTCAGCAGGGTGTACATCATCGAGCCGCTGTTGTTGCGGACCGCGTGCCCGCCGCTGACGTAGACGGCCATGGCCAGCGAGATGGCCTCGTCGTCGGTGATCTCGCCGGTCGCGGCGGCCCGGGCGAGCACGCCCGCGAGGTCCTCGCGGGGTTCCTCGCGCCGCCGTCGCAGGAGCTCCACGATCTGGCCGCGCGTCACCGCGCGTGCCTCCAGGAGCCGTTCCCCGCGGTCCGCGGCCTTGGACAGCAGGGCTTCGGAGTTCCCGGCCCAGCGGTGCCAGTCCTCCTCGTCGGCCCCGAGGAAGGCGCAGACGACCGCGATGGGGAAAGGGGTGTGCAGGTGCTCCATGAGGTCGGCCGGCGGACCGGCCTGCTCCATGCCGTCGAGCATCCGCCGGGCCGTGCGCTCCGCCACCGGCCGCAGCCGGTTCATGCTCCGGGCGGTGAACGCGCGCGCCACGACCCGGCGCAACCGGGTGTGCCGCGGCGGGTCGATGTACTGCAGCCCCGCCGTCTGCGACGCCACGGCCTGCGGCGCCATGCTGGTCACCGGGCGCCCGACGACCTCCTCGCGGGAGAAGCGCGGGTCGGAGGTGACGAAGCGGACGTCCTCGTACCGGGTGACCAGCCAGGCGCAGCCGGAGCCGTGGGGCAGCGCGATGCGGGCCACGGGCTCGTCGCGCAGCAGTTCGTCCAGGAAGGGGTCGGGGTCCAGGGCGGGCAGGTCGTTGACCGGCCAGGCCCTCACCGGCAGGTCGTCGGGCACCGAGGGCGCGGAGTCCAAGGTCATGTCGCATCACTCCCGAAGGTCCCGGACGGTCCGGTAACGGAGCCGGGGACGAGCGGTGCCGGGCACCGGCTCCGGTGCCCCGCCAGTGGTCGCGGGCGGGGCCCGTCGCCGGGCGACTGCGGCACGGGCCGTGCGGCGGGGCCGTGCGGCCCGGCCGCCGGACCGTGCGCCCGGCCACGCTCCGTCCCTTCTCGGCCTCTGTCCGTAGCCTGCCGCAGCCCGGGACGGCCCGCACGCCGGAGGGGGCCGCGGGCGGGACGCCGCCGGGCCGGCCGGACCGCGCCCGGGGTCAGCCGCCCTCGACCCGGCGCACGTCCTCCTCGTTCCACGCGCGGGTGTCCCGGGGTTCGGTGTACGGCTCGGTGTCCGGCGGCAGGCCGCCGGCGACGGCCCGCTGCCGCGCCACCTCCGCGTCGAATTCCAGGCCCAGCAGGATCGCCAGGTTGCCGATCCACAGCCACACCAGGAAGACGATGACGCCGGCCATGGTGCCGTAGGTCTTGTTGTACGACGCGAAGTGGGAGACGTAGAGCGCGAACCCGGCGGAGGCGGCCGTCCAGACCAGCAGCGCCAGCAGGCTGCCGGGGGTGATCCAGCGCAGCCCCTTCACCTTGGCGTTGGGGCTCGCCCAGTACAGCAGGGCGATCATCATCGTGACCAGCACCACCAGCACCGGCCACTTCGCGACGGACCACACCGCCAGCGCGGTGTCCCCCACACCGAGGGCGGAGCCCGCCCGCCGGGCCAGGCCGCCGGTGAACACCACGATCAAGGAGCTGATCACGGCCAGCACCATCAGGGCGACCGTCAGGCCGAGGCGGACCGGCAGGACCTTCCAGGCCGGACGCCCCTCCGGCATGTCGTACACCGCGTTCGCCGCGCGGATGAACGCCGCCACGTAGCCCGAGGCCGACCAGACGGCGAGCAGGATGCCGACGACCGCCATGACCGAACCGGTGCCGGCGTTGCCCTGCAGCTGTTCGACCGCACGGGTGAGGATGTCCCGGACGGAGCCCGGGGTCAGGCGTTCGAGGCCGGTCAGCACCTTGTCGGTGGCGGACTCCCCGCTGATGCCGAGCAGGGACACGAGGACCAGCAGCGCCGGGAAGAGGGACAGCACCCCGTAGTAGGTGAGCGCCGCGGCGCGGTCGGTCAGCTCGTCGTCCACGAACTCGCGCACACTGCCCTTCAGTACCTTCTTCCAGGCCCGCCGGGGCAGCTGGACCGGCGTGCCGGGCGCGTGCCGCTCGACCTCCGGGCCGGGCCCGACCTCCCCGGGCGCCGGGACCCGGGGCGTCCGGTCACCGTGGTCGTGCTCGCTTCGGCCGGGAAGGTGCAGCTTCGCCATGCGCTCCGGATATCCCGGATGCGTCCGGGCACGCACGTCCGCCCGGCACGCACGTCCGCCCGGGGCGCGCGGCGGCCCGCCCCTCACCCTCCCCGACCGGCCCGTCCGCCACCGCACCGCGCAGGGTTGGGGCGGGCGCCACCAGGGCACTCGACGGCGGACAGGGCCGGCGGGTGCGAAAGGAAGTCCCAGGTGGCGGTTCGGCATCGCTTGATCAAGGCCAGTCCGGCCAGGGTGTGGGAGGTCCTCGCCGACGGCGACCGGTACGCGGAGTGGGTGGTCGGCACCGCCTCGTCCCGCGAGCTGCGCGGCCGGTGGCCGCAGAAGGGGGCCTCGATCGCCTACCGGATCCGGATGGGCCCGTTCCAGGTCGGCAACGAGACCGTCGTGCGCAGTTGCCGGGCCGGCTCCCTGCTGGAGCTGGAGGCCAAGGCGGGCCCGCTCGGCACCGCCCGCATCTCCATCGAGGTGCGCGAATGGGGTGAGCACTCCCTGGTCCGGGTCGACGAGCACCCGCTGCAGGGAGCGGGCGGCACCCTGCACAACATGGGGTTCGAAGCGCTGATCCGCCTGCGCCACCGGGCCATGCTCGCCCGGCTCGCCCACGTCTGCGAGGAACCCCCGCGGGAGGGGCGGAGGGAGGCGCGCCGGGGCCCGTCTGCGCGGACCGCCGGCGCGGGCGGGGCCGGCCATGCCTGACGCCGTGGTCATCGGGGCGGGACCCAACGGGCTGGTGGCGGCCAACGTCCTCGCCGACGCCGGATGGAGCGTCCAGGTGCTGGAGGAGCAGCCCGAGCCCGGCGGTGCCGTCCGGCACGACCGGGGCGTCCACCCCGACTACGTCAACGACCTCTTCAGTTCCTTCTATCCGCTCGCGGCGGCCTCCCCCCTGCTGTCCGCGCTCCGCCTGGAGGAGCACGGACTGCGCTGGAGCCACGCCCCGCACGTGCTGGCCCACCCGCTGACCGACGGCAGGTGCGCGGTGCTGGACCGGCGCATCGACACCACGGCCGCCTCCCTCGACGCCTTCGCGCCGGGTGACGGAGCGGCCTGGCGCCGTCTGTTCGAGGTCTGGCAGAACGTGCGCCGCGACGTCCTCGGCGTCCTGTTCACGCCTTTTCCGCCGGTCCGGGCGGCGGCACGACTGGCCCTGCGGCTGCGCACCGGCGGCGGCCTGCGCCTGGCGCGGTCCCTGGTGCTGCCGGTGCGGCGGCTGGGGGAGGAGGAGTTCGACGGCGAGGGCGGCCGGCTGCTGCTGGCGGGCAACGCGCTGCACGCCGACCTCGCCCCCGAGGCGGCGGGCAGCGGCGGCTTCGGCTGGCTGATGTCGATGCTCGGCCAGACCTACGGCTTCCCCGTGCCCGTCGGCGGTTCCGGCGCGCTGACCGACGCGCTGGTGCGGCGGCTGCGCGCCCGCGGCGCAGAGGTGCGCTGCGGACAGCGAGTCGAACGGGTCGTCGTCCGCGGCGGCCGGGCCGTGGGCGTCCGCACGGCGGGCGGGGACGCGGTGGCCGCCCGGCGCGCCGTACTGGCCGACGTCGCGGTGCCCGCCCTGTACCGCGACCTCCTCGACCCCGAGCACCTGCCGGGCCAGGCGCTGGAGGACCTGCGGCGCTTCCAGTGGGACTTCGCCACCTTCAAGGTCGACTGGGCGCTCGACGGCCCGGTGCCGTGGCGGACCGAGGAGGCCGGCCGGGCCGGGACCGTCCACCTGGCCGACGGCACGGACGAGCTGACCCGCTTCGCCGCGCAGATCGCCATGCACCAGGTACCGGACCGTCCTTTCGCGCTGTTCGGGCAGATGACCACGTCCGACACCACCCGCTCACCCGCGGGCACCGAGTCCGCCTGGGCCTACACCCACGTCCCGCACGAGATCCGCGAGGACGCCGGCGGGGAGGGCATCACCGGGAACTGGGGACCCGCGGACCAGGAACGCATGGCGGACCGGGTCGAACGCCAGGTCGAACGCTTCGCCCCCGGGTTCCGGTCCCGCATCCGCGCCCGGCGCGTCCTGGCCCCGCCGACCCTGCAGCGACTCGACGCCAACCTCTTCGGCGGCGCCCTCAACGGCGGCACGACCGCCATCCACCAGCAGCTCGTCTTCCGTCCGGTACCGGGCACCGGACGCCCGGAGACCTCCGTCCCCGGGCTCTTCCTCGCCTCCGCGGGCGCCCACCCCGGCGGAGGCGTGCACGGCGCTCCCGGCGCCAACGCCGCACGGGCCGCGCTGCGCGGACACCGGGCACCCGTCCTGGCGCACGCACAGCGCTTCCTGAGCCGCCGTGACCGCACCGGACGCAAACGCTGACCACCCGTTCCGGCGACCGCGCGGCCCCGGCGAGGCGGCGGCGGGAAGAGAACCACGAAGCACACGACACCGGCAAGGAGCGGCATGAACGACCACCAGGACGGCCCCGACGCACGGCACCGGCGCCCGGACGGCGTCAGCGACGCCACCGTGGAGGCCCTGGGATCGCTGTCGAAGGCACTGGAGACGACCGAACGGGCCCGCGGCCACCTCTACGAGTTCCACCAGCTGACCGGCACGGCCGACCTCGAACTGGACCGTGCGGTGCGGCTCCTGCGCGAGGCCGGGCACCCCGAGTGGGCGGACAAGGTCCAGTCGGAGGTCCTGGGCCGCAACGTCATCCCGGGCCACTGGACGTTCCAGATCGTCGAGGCCTACAACCACACCTACTACCGCCCGTTCCAAAACCTGGAGCGCAGCGCCGTGGACGAGCTGGCCCGGGGCCGCGACCACCTGTACGAGGCCGAGATGAAGGAAGCCCGCCGCACGCACGGCCGCCCCGGTCACGAGGCCCGGCCCCCGGCCGGGGGAGCTGATCCCCGCCCGGACACGAACACCGGCGGCGCGGCCACCGAGGGCCCGCGCCGCCCACGGGAAGGAAGGCGCAGGCATGCGGGACAACCCTCTGCGCGACCGGACGGTCGTGGTGACCGGTGCCGCGCGCGGGCTGGGCGCCGCGCTCGCGCGCGAGGTCGCCGGGCGCGGCGCCGTCCCGGTGCTCCTGGGCCACGAGAAACCCCTGCTGGAGGAGGTCGCCTCCGGGCTGCCCGGCAGGGCCCTCGCGATCGGGGCCGACGTCACCGATCCCTCGGCGCTCAGGGCCGCCGCGGACGAGGTGCGCGAGCGCCTCGGGCCGTCCTCGGCCGTGATCGCGAACGCCGGCGTCGCGGAGGGCGGCCCGTTCGCCGCCTCCGATCCCGGCACCTGGCGCCGCGTGATCGACGTGAACCTGACGGGCAGCGCCCAGACGGCGCGCGCCTTCCTGCCCGACCTGGTGGCCACGGCCGGCTACTACCTGCAGATAACCTCCCTGGCGGCCATCGGCCACGCGCCCATGATGAGCGCCTACTGCGCCTCCAAGGCCGGTGCCGAGGCCTTCGCGCACGCACTGCGGGCCGAGGTGGCCCACCGCGGCGTCGCCGTGGGCATCGCCTACCTGAACTGGACGGACACCGACATGATCCGCGACGCCGACCGGCACGCCGTCCTGCGGGAACTGCGCGCCCACATGCCGCCCCCCGCGCGGCGGGTGACCCCCGTCGACACGGTCGCCGCGCGGATCGTGCGCGGTCTGGAACGGCGCCGTACGGCCGTGTACACACCGGCCTGGCTGCGGCTGGCGCAACCGGTGCGCGGGGCCCTGCCCGCCGTGGTCCCGCGGGTGTCCCGCCGCGAGCTGTCCCGGCTGGAGGCGGAGGGGACCTTCCTGCCCACCGGCCTGCTCGGCGCGGGCGGACGGGCGGACGGCGCGGCGGCGGCGCGCCACCCCTGAGCGGCGGGCGGCCGGCCCGGGGCCGCCGGACCCGTCGTCCGCCCCGTCCGGCACCTGAGCCCGAAGACCCGAGACCGTCCGAGGAGAGTGGTCCCCTTCCATGCAGACCTTCCTGCCCGACCCCGACTTCCGGCGCTCCGGCCTGCTCCTGGACCGGCGCCGCCTGGGCAAGCAGCGGGTCGAAGCCCTCCAGGTCCTGCGCGGGCTGACCGTGCCGGGATACGGCTGGCGCCGGCACCCCGCCGTGCGCATGTGGACGGGGTACGAGGAGGCGCTGGTCCGCTACGGCCTGGAGGTCTGCCACGTCTGGCGGGACCTGGGGCACCAGGACAGCTGCGCGGCCTCGCTCGTCGCCGACTTCGCCGCGGCGCACCCGGGCGCTCCCGTGCGCGCCCAGTCCGCGCTCGCCGCCGCCGGGGAACTGCCGCCGTGGCTGGGCGACGGGGCCTTCCACCTCAGCCACCGGTCGGCGCTGGTCCGCAAGGACCCCGACACCTACGCCGAGCGGTTCCCGGGGGTACCGGACGACCTGCCCTATGTGTGGCCCTCGTCGGACCGGGAAGCCGGTGGGATGCCCGCCGGCCCGTGACGGCGGGGGACCCGAGGGGCGGGAGAGGCGAGAGACGGGAGACGACCATGCTGCCGGACGTACGCACCCACCTGGGCGCACTGCTCTTCCGCCGGGTGGCGGGCCCCGACGGGCCGGCGGTCCGTGCCCGGATCCACGACACGCCCGGTCCGCGCTGGTTCGGGCCGGAACGGCCCATCCGCACCGTCCACGGTGACGCCTCCATGTTCATCGGCGGGGTCGCCGCCCTCCTGCTGCAGTCCCTGCACCCGCTCGCCATGGCGGCGGTCGCCGCCCACTCGGGCTACCGCGGGGACCCCTGGGGCCGGCTGCAGCGCACCAGCACCTTCCTGGCCGTGACGACGTACGGCACCGCGGGCGACGCCCAGGCGGCCGTCGACCGGGTCCGCGCGATCCACGAGAAGGTGCGGGGAACGGCCCCCGGCGGGGAGCCGTACCACGCGGCCGATCCCCACCTGCTCGGCTGGGTCCACGCCGCCGAGGCGGAGTGCTTCCTGCGCGCCCACGACCGGTACGGCGCCCGTCCCCTCGACGCCGACGGCCACGACGGCTACGTCGCCGACACCGCACGGGTCGCCGAGGCCCTCGGCGCGACCGATCCGCCGCGCGACCGGCACGCCCTGTCCGAGCGGCTGGCCGCCTACCGCCCCGAGTGCCGGGCCACCCCCGAGGCGCGCGCGGCGGCCCGCTTCCTGCTGCTCGAACCGCCGCTGCCGCTCGCCGTCCGGCCCGCGTACGCCGCGCTGGCCGCCAACGCCGTGACGCTCCTGCCCCCGTGGGCCCGCGTCCTGCTGCGCCTGCCGCGCGTCCCGCTCGTCGAGGAGACGGCGGTGCACCCGGCCGGGCGCCTGCTCACCCGGACCATCCGCTGGGCGATGACCCCGCCGGGGTAGGCCCCGGTCGCGGGCGGCCTGGAATTACGGGGGCCCGGGGTGCCAGGATGGCGCAATGCGGTGGGAGTCCGAGGCAACGGTGCAGGTGGCGCGGCACGATCGGATCTTCGAGATCACGGTGTGCGGAGAGATCGACTACGACGAGTGCGATCTCCTCAGGGCCGCCTGGGCCGAGGCCGACGAGGCGGGCCTGCCCACCACCCTGGTGGACCTGTCCGGCGTCAGCTTCGGTGACAGCCAGCTGCTCAGCGCCCTGCTCGACGCCCGGCAGCGCCACGAAGCCGACGGCCGCGGCCTGGTGATCGCGGGGCCGCTGCAGGAGAACATCACCCGCCTGTTCACGGTCAGCGGCACCCTGGCGCACTTCCGCGTCGCCGACTCCCGCGACCGGGTCCTGCGGGCGAACGGGCCCTGAGCGGCGGTCCGGCCGCAGGAGGGGCAGCGGGACCGCCGGCTGCGCGCGGCACGGTCCGCGTCAGACCTCGCGCCAGCGCGCGTTGCACCAGGAGAAGACGCCGAACGCGGCCAGGCCGAACGCGATCAGGGCGAGCAGCCAGGGACCGGCGGGCAGGTCGCGGAAGGAACGCAGCGTGTCGTCCATGCCCTTGGCCTTGCCCGGCCGGTGCTGGACGGCGGCGACGATCGCGAACACGCCGGCGACGGCGAAGACGACGCCCCGCGCCGTGCCGCCCGTCACCCCGAAGAAGTCGGTGACTTGCCGGGCCCGGTGCGACATGGCCCCGGTCCGCAGCTTCTTGCGGAACTTCTTCCGCGCCGCCCGCACCGCGATCCACAGTCCGGCGGCCACCACGGCGGCACCGGCGACCCCGACGATCCACTCCCCGCCCGGCCACTTCAGGACCATGGCGGTGACGTCGTCGGTCTGCCGGTCGGAGGATCCGCTGCCGCTGCCCCGGTGCCCGGCCGCGTAGGAGAGCACCGAGTAGGAGACGAAGGCGTAGAAGACGAAGCGGGCCGCCGCCGCCGCCCGCTTGCGGGGCTTCCCGCCGTCCGGGCCGACCCCGCCGAACACCGCCTCCGACAGCCGCCACAGCGCCATGCCGGCGAGCGCGACCCCGACGGTCCACAGCATCACCGAGCCCAGCGGCTTGGCGGCCAGCTCGCCGAGGGCACCTCCGCGGTCGGCCTGCTCACCGCCGCTGTCACCGCCGAAGGCGATCTGCAGGGCGATGACGCCCACGAGTACGTAGATCAGTCCGCGGGCCGCGAAACCCGCCCGGGCCGCGACGGCCATCGCCGTGCTGTCGGCCGCGCGGCGGGCCCCGCCCCGCCCTGCCAGTGCCACTGACTGTGCATCCATACCTCGCCGATGCCCCCGCACCCGCGCCCGACACCTGTTCGAGCGCCGGCCGCTCCGCGGCCGGCGGCGGCGCGGTTCCCGCGCCGGCCGGACCGCCGGGCGGCGGTGCACGGCGCCCGGGGCGGGGGCGGCCGTCCGACGGAGGCGCTTGCTTCTGGTGGACGGATGCGCAACTGTTGCCGTACGACACCTATTTTCCAGTACAGGAAGGTGGTGGGGTGCGCACGACGCGTGCCTCCGCTTGTGTGTGCTCTCCGAGGTTCCCCGGCAGACTCCCGCGACGCCTCGGCCAGTGTCGGGGCGACGTGGGGCAGCGCCCCCTGTCCCGTCCTGGTCGTCGACCGGCACGGTGGCGTGATCCAGGTCAACGAGGCCGCGCGGTCCCTCCTGCCGGGCGCATCCAGCGGCGACCGGCTCCACGACGTCGTCCCGGCCTGGCTGTCCGACGCCCACCGGCACATCGCCCACGGACTGCGCAGCACCTCGGCCGGCCCGCTGGCCGGAGTCATCGACGAACGCGTCTTCGAAGCCCACCCCTCCCCGTCCACCGGCGGCGACGTGGTGTGGTGGCTGGTCGACGACACCGACCGGCGCCTCGCCGAGAAGGCGCTGCACAGCGCCCAGGAGCGGTCGAACGTCCTGGCCGAGGTCTCCAGCAGGCTCCTGTCGACCCTGAACGTGCCCCGCTGCACGGAGGTGGCCGCGTCCATGGCCGCGGAGCACCTGGCCGACACCGCGGTGCTCGTCGCTCCGCCGCACGGACGGCGCTACCCCCTGACCTACGCCCGGCGCGGCATGCCCGTCACCCAGGTGACGCGGGCCATCGACCCCGGCGGCGTGCCCGGTCTCGCCGAGGCACTGCAGGGGCTCCCCCCGGTCCCGGCACGCTGGATCAACCCCGACGACCTTCCCGACTGGCTGCTGCCGGAGGCGTCCGCGGGCCCGGTCGGCTCGGTCATCGTCGCCCCGCTACCCGGGCACGGCGTGCCGGCCGGCGCGCTGGTCCTGCTGCGCTCCAGCACCGAGCGGTCCTTCTCCGAGGGCGAGGAGGTGTTCGCCCGCCTGTTCGCCGCACGGGCGGGGTCCGCCCTGTCCGCGGCCCGCCTGTACACCGAACAGGCCGCCATCACCACCACGCTGATGCGCGAACTGCTCCCGCCCGTGCTGCGCGGCGTGCACGGCGTGGAGTACGCGGCGGGCTACCGCCCCGCCCTGGACCACGAACGGATCGGCGGCGACTTCTACGACCTCCACCCCGGTGCCGATCCCGCCCAGGAGACCTTCGTCGTGCTCGGCGACGTCGCGGGCAAGGGACTGGACGCCGCCGTGCTGACCGGCAAGATCCGCAACACGCTGCACGCGCTGCTGCCCCTGGCCGCCGACCACCAGCGGATCCTGGAACTGCTCAACGGCGCCCTGCTCAGCTCCCACCACACCCGCTTCGCCACGCTCGTGCTGGCCTCGGTGCGCCGGCGGGCCGGCCGGGTGCACCTGCGGCTGACCGGGGCCGGCCACCTGCCGCCGCTGATCGTCCGCCGCAGCGGCGACATCGAGACGGTCCCCGTGCAGGGCACCCTGGTCGGCGCCCTGCCGGCGGTGCCGGCGCGCACGGTCGAGACGACCCTCGCCCCCGGCGAGACATGCCTGCTCTACACCGACGGCATCACCGAGGCCCGCGGCGGCCCGCTGGGCGACGAGTTCTTCGGGGAGGCCCGCCTCGGGCGCGTGCTGGCCGAGTGCGTCGGCATGCCGGCGGAGGCGGTCGTGGAACGCGTCCAGATGCTCGCGGCGCAGTGGCTGGGACCGGGCTGTCACGACGACATGGCGGCCCTCGCCATCGGCGCCCCGAAGGCCGGCCGGCTCTCGATCGTCGACGGGCACGTCCGCCACGCGCAGTCCAGGAGGAGAAGGTGACCCGCTCCGTCACGGTTGCGACGCACCGCGAACGGCTGTGGGAGGCGGTGACCGCCGGCGACGAGTACGCCGCCGTCGATGCCGTCCGCGACGCGCTGGACGAGGGGATCGACGAGGA
This is a stretch of genomic DNA from Streptomyces sp. TG1A-8. It encodes these proteins:
- a CDS encoding STAS domain-containing protein — protein: MRWESEATVQVARHDRIFEITVCGEIDYDECDLLRAAWAEADEAGLPTTLVDLSGVSFGDSQLLSALLDARQRHEADGRGLVIAGPLQENITRLFTVSGTLAHFRVADSRDRVLRANGP
- a CDS encoding DUF1206 domain-containing protein, translated to MDAQSVALAGRGGARRAADSTAMAVAARAGFAARGLIYVLVGVIALQIAFGGDSGGEQADRGGALGELAAKPLGSVMLWTVGVALAGMALWRLSEAVFGGVGPDGGKPRKRAAAAARFVFYAFVSYSVLSYAAGHRGSGSGSSDRQTDDVTAMVLKWPGGEWIVGVAGAAVVAAGLWIAVRAARKKFRKKLRTGAMSHRARQVTDFFGVTGGTARGVVFAVAGVFAIVAAVQHRPGKAKGMDDTLRSFRDLPAGPWLLALIAFGLAAFGVFSWCNARWREV
- a CDS encoding PP2C family protein-serine/threonine phosphatase, with amino-acid sequence MIQVNEAARSLLPGASSGDRLHDVVPAWLSDAHRHIAHGLRSTSAGPLAGVIDERVFEAHPSPSTGGDVVWWLVDDTDRRLAEKALHSAQERSNVLAEVSSRLLSTLNVPRCTEVAASMAAEHLADTAVLVAPPHGRRYPLTYARRGMPVTQVTRAIDPGGVPGLAEALQGLPPVPARWINPDDLPDWLLPEASAGPVGSVIVAPLPGHGVPAGALVLLRSSTERSFSEGEEVFARLFAARAGSALSAARLYTEQAAITTTLMRELLPPVLRGVHGVEYAAGYRPALDHERIGGDFYDLHPGADPAQETFVVLGDVAGKGLDAAVLTGKIRNTLHALLPLAADHQRILELLNGALLSSHHTRFATLVLASVRRRAGRVHLRLTGAGHLPPLIVRRSGDIETVPVQGTLVGALPAVPARTVETTLAPGETCLLYTDGITEARGGPLGDEFFGEARLGRVLAECVGMPAEAVVERVQMLAAQWLGPGCHDDMAALAIGAPKAGRLSIVDGHVRHAQSRRRR